AGCTGTGAGAGCGGCTCAAAAATTCATTAATACCGCCTATTGACTGGTGAGGTGTTTGTGTAAACCACACCAGCAGCAGACCAAATATAGTCATTCCCAGTGTGCCGAGCACGACCAGACCAAGGTGCAGTTGATGATGGCTCAGACGAGCGCAGGCAATAGAACCAGATCCTATGCCTAGTGAAAATAGCGTAAGCATTAGATTGAACACAGCCTCATTACCGCCTAGATTCAGACGGGTAAACGTGGGAAGCTGGGTAATATACACTGAGCCAAGCAGCCAAAACCAAGAAATACCGATAATGGCAACCCAAACATTTTTCTGCCGATAAGTCTGTTGGAGAAGCTGTGTGGTGCTGTGCCAGATATTTACATTGATATATTGCTGTGGAATCTGAGCCGGTACGCGTGGCATGAACATGCTTGAAAGTTGTCCAAGTATGGCAACCAACAATAGAATACCAAACAGCCATGCGGTATTGGTGCCGGCCAGAATGGTGCCGAATATTTGTCCGAACAATATGGAAAGAAATGTACCACTTTCAATCAGGCTGTTGCCATTAAGTAATTCATAACGTGGTAAATATTCCGGCAAGATGGCATATTTCAACGGACCAAACAAGGTAGAATGGGTACCCATTAGAAACAGACATAGCATTAATAGAGATACCGACTCTAACCAGAAGCCAATTCCAGCTACCAGCATAATGCCAATTTCAGCTGCTTTAATCCAGCGAGCCAATATTGCTTTATCCAGCTTATTACAAAATTCACCCGATAAGGCTGAGAACAGAAAATAGGGCAGGATATACAATAATGCTCCGGCATTGAGCATTTGACTGGCTGGCAGCCAAGAATGAGTTCCCAGCCCATAAAAGCTTATTAATACAAACAATGCTGTTTTAAACAGATTATCGTTAAAAGCGCCGAAAAACTGGGTACCAAAAAGTGGCAGAAACCTGCGGGTGCGGGCAAAAGCAAACTGACTGCAAGAAGGCAACATATCAGGGGTAGACATAAATAACCTTGTAAAAGGGTGGTCTGAATAATTACAGAGTGCCAGTTAGATCGTTTAGCAAAAATTGCTGGCCACAGAGATTCAGATATTGTTGCTTTAAACGTCCAATAATGTGGTCTTGTGCATCACACAATTGAACGTAATCCGACTGCCGGTACCATTTCAGGCTTTCTTGCTCTGATAATTGCTCCAGCAGCTGCCATTGAGCCGCACAGGCTTGACGGTCTGCTGTATCTGCCTGAGCTTTGACAGCATAATAACCAGTTGCACCATCGGTGTAAGCAGAATCGTCTTCATCAGTCAGCACCAGAAACCCGAGATGATGATTGTCGTTACTGTTAATACTGAAGTAGAGCATAATAAAAAATTTTCTTTGAGCTTTGAAAAGGACTTATTCTGTTTTTTTCATGATTCTGGCAGAATTCTAGCAGCTTATAAAAAATTTTGTATGCTAATCTGCATACTTTTTGAAAACAAAATATGTATTTATATTATTAAAATATCATAAAGCTTTCAGGGTTGATTTTTTGCTGTATATATCTGTACCTATAAATTTTTTAGTCTGTCGTGCAGGTAAACTAATCTGATTGTTTAAGTAATTTAAGTCCTGTAGTTTCCAGCGCTGAGAGAAAGTTGCGATTATTGGAGTGATTGTTAGATGTAGTCTGAAAGTAGATTGGAACGGAAATAAAGTATTGAAATGTGTTTGTGGTAATGTTAAAAGCATAAATAATGAAATCGATAATCTGCTCAATAGAGGAGGAGATACTGATGAAGGAATTAGTACTCAGCGTTCATAAGCGAGTATAGTTTTTGCATACACAGTGCTACTATCAATACATTATTCCTATATCTAATCAAGCTGATAAAAGATAAAAAAGGATTTATGCAAGTAAGCACAAACCCTTTTTTAGATGATAATTAATAAAGATTACAGATTGGTCAGTTTAATTTTCTGGCCCGGACGCAATACCTGCTTGCCATGTACTTTTTGTAGTTTGCTCACTGGAATATTCAGCCGTTGAGCAATACTACTGAGTGTATCGCCTTTTTTAACAGTATAGGACACCGGAACAATACTACCTTTTGTTTCTTTGCCTTTACCTACAGCTGCAAGCATACGTTTGTTATCGATATTAGGACTAATTTTCAGTACTTGTCCTATCTGAAGATTGTGTCCGCGCAAATTGTTAGCGGTGACTAAATCGGCTACATTAATATTATAGCGTTGAGCTATGGAAAATAAAGTATCACCTTTGTTCACTTTGTGAGCAATACTGCTGCGGCTATCGGCCACATTAATGGTATTGCGTGTAGCGCGTTCTGCACGAATTTCTGCAGACCGTGCTGCCTGAGCTTCTTCACGTTCCGCCTGTGCCAGTGTTTTCTGTACTGAAGCGGCTGCTGCTACCTGTAATTCAGCGTTCTGGGCAATTTGCATTAATGCATCATTGTTTTCTGCTACAACTGGCGCTACTGAATTGGCGGCAGGCTGAGAAGTGGCAACAGCTACTGTTTGAACTGTCGTATTGTCTGGCAAAGGTTGTGCAGTATTAATTGCCGTAGTGGTAACAGTAATTGTGCGGGTTAATACTGGTGCCTGCTGATTGTCTGTATTCGCCACCTCGCTAGTCTGAGAAACAGATACCACTGGATGTGTTACAAAGGTGCCGGGGGGCAAAACAGGCTGTGCCATTGCAATATTAAGCAACGGGTCTGTATCTGTATTGCTGAAAGAATCCAGGTTCTGATTGCTGAAACTGTTTTTACTGATTAGCAGGCTGCGCCCAGCAGGCACAGTATTGCCGCTCAGATTATTCAAACGTTTGATTTCGGCGCTGCTCATTCCGGTCTGTGCCGCTAAATCAGCTACGCTGGTGGGGGCAAATGCTTTATAAATATTCCAAGACAGCAAGCTGCTTTTATCTGCTTTGCGATAATTACGCTCGAAAGTATTTACTGCGGTAATCGGCAGCAGCATTTTGCGGTTTTCTTTTGGAATAAATACTGGGCTTTTGAAGCTGGGATTAAGTGTTAAAAACTCAGATGTAGAAATATTGGCCAATCGCGCAGCAGCATCTATATCAATTGGCTGATCAATGCTGATGGCTTCGAAATAGGGGCGGTTAGGCACGGAAACCAAATTGATGCCGAAAGCCTGCGGGTTTTCAATAATATTACGCACAGCCAGTAGCTTGGGTACGTAATTACGGGTTTCATTGGGCATGCGCAGGTTTTCATATGTTGGGTCTATCCCTGCTAGCTGGGCGCGTTTGATGGCCTTGCCCACATTGCCTTCACCCCAGTTATAGGCAGCCAGAGCCAGTGACCAGTCACCAAATAGGCTGTAAAGATATTGCAGATAGTTTAATGCGGCATCGGTAGCAGCATAGACATCATGTCGACCATCGTAAAGATTAGTTTGTTCCAGACCGTACTGTCGTCCACTATTTGGCATAAATTGCCACAAACCTGATGCGCCTACACGAGACTGTGCCTTACTTACAAAAGCACTTTCTATAAATGGCAGCAATGCTACTTCTGCTGGCATCTGACGTTTTTCGGCTTCATTCACAATGTGATATAAATAGGGCTGACTCCGCAGAATAGTACGGTTGAAATAGTCGCCATGGCTTGAATAATATTGTTCCTGCCGGCGAATAATTTCAGGATTGACTTCAGTCATCCTAAAATCCTGACGCATGCGTCCCCAGATATCACGTGTTGAATACGCTTTCCCTTTTAGGGTGGCTGCATTCAGGTTCATGATTGATAGTCCGATGCCATTACTGGTATAAGATTGGGCAAATGAGATAGTAGGGGCGAGTACTAAGCTAGTGAGTGCTAGTACCATATGCTTCAATTGAGCCATTCGGATAACCGTAAAATTTATGCAAAATCCTATTAATATTAAATAGGAAGTCCTTAACGGTCAAGGATAAATCCCTATTTTTACAGTAATCATGAAGATGTGCTAGATGTTTTTAAATGGCTATGGCATTGATTTAACATAAACACGATGGTGTGGTTAATGAGTTATCCGCAATTGACAGACTGGCTTACACAGCATGCTTTCGGTGCTTATCTGAGTAGCCTTGAACAACAGTTTATTCGGCAGAAATTGGCCGTGTTGCGTTTTGGTACCATTATGCAATGTGGGTTTTCGCACTGGCAATTCAAAGAGGTTTTTGCCGCTGAATCCGAATATCTGGTGCAGAACAATCATGCAGACGCCAATGTTGCGGTAGTGGCTGAAAATAATTTTTTACCATGGGCAGAACAAAGTGTAGACACTACTATATGGCCACATGGTCTGGATACGCTTTCCGCTCCGGATGAGACGATAGCTGAAATGGCGCGCATACTGGTACCTGGCGGTCATCTCATTCTGACTGGTCTGAATGTTAAGGGTTACTGGCGCTTATTTTATCAACGTGGCATCTCCATATCGTTACATTTGTTATCAGCCAGTGCAGCAGTAAAACGTATGCAGCGCTTCGGTCTCTTTTTGGAAGAAGGCCAGTTTATGGGCTATGGTATTCCTGCATGCTATGGAACAAACCATCATACAATAGAGTATATGGGTAATCGATGGTGGCCGCATTTGGCTGCTATATATGGTTTGGTACTGGTCAAGCGGACAATACCTTTAACTTTGACGCCGCAAAATACGAGTCTGATACTAAATCCCGTAAGCAATATGGCCATGAAAGGTATAGAATTAGATTGAAATAAAAAGACCTGAATTTATTCAGGTCTTATGTATATCCTGATAAATCTCAGGCAGCTTTGTCTGTATCTGTTTTCAGCTTTTTATCCATCATTTCTTCAAATTCACGCATGCACACAGACGCAATAGCGAGCATATTATCAATTTCCTTTTTGGAAATAATTAGTGGTGGTGCAGCGACCATATGATCACCACAGGCACGGAAAATCAGATTGTTTTTGAAAAAAATATCGCGACATATCAAACCTGTGTTGCCAAAATCGTCAAAAAGTTCTCGTGTTTCACGGTTTTTTACCAGCGTAAAACCACACATCAGTCCTTCACTGCGGATATCAGCTACATATTTGAATTTGCTGAAAGTCTCTTGCCAGCGTTTGCGCAGATAAGGGCCGGTTTTAGTACGTACCTTTTCAATTATGTTTTTTTTATCCAATATATTGAGGTTTTCGTACGCCACTGCAGCTGCGACGGGATGTCCACTGTAGGTAAAGCCATGGTTGAATTCTCCGCCTGCCAGCAGTCCTTCAGTTACTTTGTCATTAACCAAAACTGCGCCAATCGGCAAGTATCCTGATGACAGACCTTTGGCTGTGGTAAAGATATCCGGTGTAAAACCTAATGTTTCAAATCCAAACCAATTACCGGTACGGCCATAACCACAAATCACCTCGTCGGCTACCAGTAAAATGTTATATTTTTTACAAATCTCCTCTATTCTTGGCCAATAGGTAGCAGGCGGAATAATGACTCCTCCAGCTCCCTGAATCGGCTCACCGACGAAAGCTGCGATTTTATCTGCTCCTAAAGCCAGTATTTTTTCTTCCAGCCAGTTGGCAGCACGAATACCGAATTCTTCTTCACTTTCATTGTCATCGGCCAGACCGTAATACCAGGGTTGATCAATATGTACGATGTTGGCAATGGGTAAATCACCTTGCTCATGCATACTTTTCATGCCGCCAAGGCTGGCTCCGCCAAGTGTGGAACCATGGTAGCCATTCCAGCGCCCGATGATGATTTTTTTATTTGGCTGCCCCACTGACGACCAGTAATGGCGCACCATGCGGATCATGGTATCAATAGATTCAGAACCTGAATTGGTATAGAACACATGATTAAAATTATTTGGAGTGATTTCAACCAGTTTTTCGGATAATCTGATTACGGCCGGATGGGTGGTTTTGAAAAAAGTATTGTAAAACGGCAGCACTTCCATTTGTTTTTCAGCAATTTTGGCCAGTTTTTTCTGGCCGTAGCCAATGTTCACACACCACAAACCGGCCATGCCATCAATGATTTCATTGCCTTCGCTGTCATAAACATAAATTCCCTTTGCCTTTACCATCATGCGTACACCATGCTTTTTAAGCTGAGCATTATCTGAAAATGGGTGCAGATGATGTTTTACAGCGTGTTTGTTATCGGTTTTTTTTGTCATATCGATGCTCCTTTGAGAAAATAGGTATAACCTGTTTGTCATCCTGCCAGTAAAATTCAAACAGGCATAAAAGGTAATATTGTTGTTCACACATGTAATAACAAATATTTGCGCTCCCATGGGCTGATTACACGGAAATACTCTGATACTTCCTGTTCTTTTACTGCTATATACATTTCTACAAAACGCTGTCCAAGGATATCGTGAATGGGTTCACATTGACGCAAGCGTTCAATGGATTCTTCCAAAGTGGTTGGAAACTGATAAGGCAGGGAATAAGCATTACTGCTTAAAGGTGCACGCGGCTGTAGTTTTTCTTTAATACCCAGATAACCACAGGCCAGTGAGCAGGCTATGGCCAGATAAGGATTTACATCCACACCAGCGAGCCGGTTTTCAATGCGTCTGCCTTTGGCACTGGCACGTGGTACACGCAGGCCGACGGTGCGATTATCATATCCCCATTCAACATTGGTAGGCGCAGCTGTAAAACGGGTTAGGCGACGAAATGAGTTTACATATGGCGCAAAGAAAGGCATCGTTTGTGGCAGGTATTTCTGTAAGCCACCAATGAAATGGAAAAATAGCTCTGAAGGTGAACCATCATTATTGCTGAAAGCGTTATTGCCGGTTTCTACCTCGACCAGACTCTGGTGTATATGCATGGCGCTACCTGGTTCGCCTTCCATGGGTTTAGCCATAAATGTCGCATACATTTTGTGGTGAAAAGCAGACTCACGAACAGTTCGTTTAAATAGAAAAACCTGATCTGCCAAATCCATGGCGTGACCATGTAGGAAATTGATTTCCATCTGGGCAGCACCAATTTCATGAATCAGGGTATCTACTTCCAGATTCTGGTCATGACAATAGTCGTATATTTCTTCAAAAAGCGGATCAAATTCATTTACTGCATCCACGGCATAAGAGCGCCGGCCAAATTCACTGCGTCCGGTACGGCCAATTGGTGGCTGAAGCGGCACATCCGGATCAGGATTGGGTGAAATCAAATAAAACTCCATCTCCGGCGCCACAATAGGCTTCAGCTCCATATTTTCATACAGATTTAGAATGCGTCTGAGCACATTGCGTGGTGCGGTTTCTACCGGCAGACCGTCGGGGGAGAAACAATCGAATATTAGCGATGCTGTCGGATCTTGTGCCCAAGGCACAAAACGTAGGGTAGACGGGTCTGGCTTTAATTCCATATCTGCATCGGTTTCATCAAGCAGGCTAGATTGCGGATATTCACCGGTAACTGTTTGCAGTAGAACTGCTTCCGGTAGCCGCATATCAGGCTCAGATATGAATTTATCTTTGGGGATAATTTTACCGCGTGCCACACCTGTGATGTCCGGCAAAATGCATTCTACTTCAGTGATACCATGTTCTTTAAGCCAATTGAATATATCATCATACATAAGTCACCTTAAAATAATTCCTTTTGCTTATGCAATCTGTATTGCATACATGCTTCACGAAAAGCCTTAAAAATAGCAATAGAAAGCGGTTTCTGCCCATACAGCCATTCAGGATGCCATTGCACTGCGTAGCCGAATAGAGGTGCTGCATCAATCCTGAAAGCTTCAATCAGGCCGTCTGGGGCAGTTGCTTCAATGCTAAGCCCGGGTGCTAACGTTTTTACTCCTTGCTGATGTAATGAATTAACTGAATACTGCTGCTGATTTGTTGCCATCCATAACATTAACAGGCTGTCGTCTTGCAGATGAACTGGATGTGCGTCACCGTACTGCACCTCGATTGGTTGATTATCAGGTTCTCGATGGTCTAAAAAACCAGGGATTTCGTGTACATACTGATGCAGCGTGCCACCTAGTGCCACATTGATTTCCTGCAAACCGCGGCACACACCCAAAAGGGGAATGCCTTCATCAATCAGTTTCCGGATAAAGGGTAAAGTTGTATGATCACGTGCTTTATCGTGCAATGTGTTTTCGCGGGCGTTATCTCCGCCATACCAGCATGGTTCAATATTGGAATAGGATCCAGAGAGAAAAATGCCATCTACTAAAGGCAGCAAGCGTTGTAATGCATCTTGATCAGCCAGAGCTGGCAGCAAAATCACGTCGCCGACACTATTCTGTACAGCCTGAATATATTTATCGCCTACAGCGTGAAAATCCCATTTACCTATCTGCTTTACATCACACGGAATACCAATTACCGGACGCACTTGCATAAGTTAATCTCAAGATTTTAATAAATAAAAGAGTTTCTGATTCTGTATTGCATAATCCCACGCCACGCAAAAAATGGCAAGATTTCTTAAGTTAAAGTATTAAAGTGATAAGTTGTTAATTCCAGTTTTAAATAAATATTGCCAGTGAGCTGTTCTCACTAGCTCTTCGTTATTTTTGGCAGTACACATAAAAACATTTTAGTGTCCGATGAATGTAAAAAAGCCCTGAATAAATTCAGGGCTAACAAAATCTTTAAAATAGCTTTAGAAGCGGCGCTGTAATTTTGCAGCCAGCATAATACTGGCGGCCAGTTCTTCTATCGATTTATGTGTGGTATTGGTAAAGGGTATATTAAATCGGCGAAACATTTCTTCAGCTGTTGAGATTTCACGGCGGCAGTTATCACGGCTGGCATAACGGGAGTCCGGACGGCGTTCCGAACGGATATGGTGTAAACGGTCTGCTTCAATTGTCAAACCATATAGTTTTTGCCGAAATGGCTGCAACATTCTCGGCAACTCGCTGCTTTCTAAATCTTCAGGTATGAGAGGATAATTGGCGGCACGGATACCGTACTGCAACGCCAAATAAAGACATGTAGGAGTTTTGCCACTACGGGATACACCCATCAGAATGACATCTGCTTTCTGTAATTCGCGGTCAGTAATTCCGTCATCATGATTAAGCGCAAAATTAATTGCCTCCATACGCTTATCATAGCGTTCTGTATCATGCATGCCATGAGTACGCCCAATAGAGTGATTAGCTTCTGTAGCCAGTTCATCTTCAAGCTCTCCAATAAAGGCATCATAAAAACTCATGTGCATGCCAGCACTGGTTTTAATCAGTTTGCGTACATTTTCATCAACAATACTGGAAAATACCAACGGTCGTGCTTCACATTTGCTGGCAGCGGTATTAATCAGGGCAACAATTTCCTTTGCTTTTGCTTCGGTGTCTACAAACGGATAAGTAGCCCGTTTAAATTCTATATTGTCAAACTGATTCAGTAAGGCCAGCCCCATACTTTCAGCTGTGATTCCGGTGCGGTCAGATACAAAAAAAACTTGGCGAACTGGTTTCATAATTATTTACACAAATTTAATTTAAAAAGTCGGTAGATAAAAGCCGATGGTCAGATATTGTAAATGAAATTGGCTGAGGACAGCTGTTTTAGAATTAGCTTTTTTTCCACATTCAGCCCAAATAAAGTTAAATCAGACCGAACCTGCCAGAAATCAGCAATAAAATGCAGATTTAAATCAAAAATATCATAATTTTAGATTTATGTTGTTGAAAGGGTAATTAAAATGCAATATTTGTCCAAATAATTGATAATAGAATCAAAATATTTATTCATTCAACAGCTTGTGATTTACACACATTTGACCAAAGATAAACAATGCTCACATAAAGTAGATAAATAGCCAAAAATACATGACATTTTATACTTGAATAGTTAGAATAGGCCGTCTTCAACTTTCCCCACTCCACATTGGATAACCATCATGGCCGGTAATAACGTAATCTGGTTTGAAAATTTGCGCATGACCGACGTTGAAAGCGTCGGCGGCAAGAATGCTTCTCTTGGCGAGATGATTTCACAGCTCACCGAAAAAGGTGTGCGTGTTCCCGGTGGTTTTGCAACCACAGCAGAAGCCTACCGCAAATTTTTAGCCTACGAAGGTTTGAGTGAACGCATTAGCAGTGAACTCAAGGCGCTTGATGTCGATAATGTTGCCGAGCTGGCAAGAGTAGGTAAACAAATCCGTCAATGGATTATGGATACTCCTTTCCCGCCTGAGCTGGAAGCTGATTTACAGGCGGCATGGGAAAAAATGGTGGCTGATGCCGGTACAGATCAGATTTGTGTGGCTGTACGCTCATCCGCCACTGCAGAAGATTTACCTGATGCATCCTTTGCCGGACAACAGGAAACATTCTTAAATATTAGTGGTTATGATAATGTCAAAGAAGCTATGCACCACGTATTTGCTTCTTTGTATAATGATCGTGCCATTTCTTATCGTGTTCATAAGAATTTTGCCCACGACATCGTAGCTCTGTCTGCAGGGGTACAACGTATGGTGCGCTCTGATAAAGGCGCATCCGGCGTGATGTTTACTATGGATACTGAGTCTGGATTTGATCAGGTAGTATTTGTAACATCATCATATGGTCTGGGCGAAACCGTTGTACAGGGTGCCGTAAATCCAGATGAATTTTATGTGCACAAACCAACATTAAAAGCCGGTCGTCCTGCCATCTTGCGCAAAACCATGGGTTCTAAACTGATTAAAATGGTTTTCACAGAAGATGCACAGGCAGGCAAATCTGTACAGACTGTAGATGTAGAACCTGCTGAGCGGAAAAAATTCTCTATCAGTGCCGAAGAAATTACTGAGCTGGCACAATATGCACTGATTATTGAAGAACATTATGGTCGCCCAATGGATATTGAGTGGGGACGTGATGGTATTGACGGAAAACTGTATATTCTTCAGGCTCGCCCTGAAACCGTAAAATCTCAGGAAAATAATAGCCGCGTTTTGCGTCGTTATCAGATTAATGACAAATCTACCATTCTGGTAGAAGGCCGCGCTATTGGTCAGAAAGTAGGTCAGGGTAAAGTACGATTGGTTAAATCCGTTGATGAAATGGATAGAGTTTTACCAGGGGACGTGCTGGTTACTGATATGACCGACCCCGATTGGGAGCCCGTGATGAAACGTGCTTCAGCCATTATTACCAATCGTGGCGGACGTACTTGCCATGCTGCCATTATTGCGAGGGAGCTAGGTATCCCAGCCGTAGTCGGTTGCGGTAATGCGACTTCTGCATTGCAGGACGGTCAGGAAGTAACCGTATCCTGTGCTGAAGGTGACACTGGTTATGTTTATAAAGGCTTGCTGAAGGTAGATATTAATGAAATACCTTTAGATAATATGCCTGAATCACCTGCTAAAATCATGATGAACGTGGGTAATCCAGAGCTGGCGTTTAGCTTTTCAAACTTGCCGGGCTATGGTATCGGGCTGGCCCGTATGGAATTCATCATTAACCGTCAGATCGGTATTCACCCGCGTGCTCTGCTGGAATTTGACCAGCAGGATGAGCAGATGCAAGCTGAGATTACAGACCGCATAGCTGGATATTCCTCTCCGGTAGATTTTTATGTAGATAAAATTGCCGAAGGTGTAGCTACATTGGCTGCTTCAGTTTATCCGAAAAAAGTAATTGTGCGCATGTCTGACTTTAAGTCAAACGAATATGCCAATCTACTGGGCGGTAACAAATACGAACCTCACGAAGAAAATCCGATGCTGGGCTTCCGTGGTGCGGCCCGTTATGTATCAGAAGATTTCAAAGATTGTTTTGCGCTTGAATGTAAGGCACTCAAATACGTTCGTGATGAAATGGGCCTGACCAATGTCGAAATCATGATTCCGTTTGTACGTACTTTGAAAGAAGCGGAAAATGTAGTACGTGCATTGAAAGAAAATGGCTTGGAACGCGGTAAAAATGGTCTGCGTCTGATTATGATGTGTGAATTGCCTACCAATGCTGTACTGGCTGAACAATTCCTGAAATACTTCGATGGATTCTCTATCGGCTCTAATGATATGACCCAATTAACTTTGGGTGTGGATCGTGATAGTGGTGGTCCGATTGCAGGTACGTTTGATGAACGTGATCCTGCTGTTAAAGTGATGTTTAGTCTAGCTATTCAGGCTTGCCGTAAGTTAAACAAATACATTGGTATTTGTGGACAGGGACCATCAGACCATGCTGATTTCGCCAAGTGGCTCATTGAAGAAGGTATTGAAACGATTTCTCTCAATCCT
This portion of the Snodgrassella alvi genome encodes:
- a CDS encoding MFS transporter, translating into MSTPDMLPSCSQFAFARTRRFLPLFGTQFFGAFNDNLFKTALFVLISFYGLGTHSWLPASQMLNAGALLYILPYFLFSALSGEFCNKLDKAILARWIKAAEIGIMLVAGIGFWLESVSLLMLCLFLMGTHSTLFGPLKYAILPEYLPRYELLNGNSLIESGTFLSILFGQIFGTILAGTNTAWLFGILLLVAILGQLSSMFMPRVPAQIPQQYINVNIWHSTTQLLQQTYRQKNVWVAIIGISWFWLLGSVYITQLPTFTRLNLGGNEAVFNLMLTLFSLGIGSGSIACARLSHHQLHLGLVVLGTLGMTIFGLLLVWFTQTPHQSIGGINEFLSRSHSFSIMLCIIGIGFFGGFFSLPLYTWLQTASTDAFRAHAIAANNIINGLFMVCAALLSAVLIWLSDSIKILYLLVALGNIPVLFYLWRCEELHLDFKRFILRKH
- a CDS encoding LysM peptidoglycan-binding domain-containing protein, with product MAQLKHMVLALTSLVLAPTISFAQSYTSNGIGLSIMNLNAATLKGKAYSTRDIWGRMRQDFRMTEVNPEIIRRQEQYYSSHGDYFNRTILRSQPYLYHIVNEAEKRQMPAEVALLPFIESAFVSKAQSRVGASGLWQFMPNSGRQYGLEQTNLYDGRHDVYAATDAALNYLQYLYSLFGDWSLALAAYNWGEGNVGKAIKRAQLAGIDPTYENLRMPNETRNYVPKLLAVRNIIENPQAFGINLVSVPNRPYFEAISIDQPIDIDAAARLANISTSEFLTLNPSFKSPVFIPKENRKMLLPITAVNTFERNYRKADKSSLLSWNIYKAFAPTSVADLAAQTGMSSAEIKRLNNLSGNTVPAGRSLLISKNSFSNQNLDSFSNTDTDPLLNIAMAQPVLPPGTFVTHPVVSVSQTSEVANTDNQQAPVLTRTITVTTTAINTAQPLPDNTTVQTVAVATSQPAANSVAPVVAENNDALMQIAQNAELQVAAAASVQKTLAQAEREEAQAARSAEIRAERATRNTINVADSRSSIAHKVNKGDTLFSIAQRYNINVADLVTANNLRGHNLQIGQVLKISPNIDNKRMLAAVGKGKETKGSIVPVSYTVKKGDTLSSIAQRLNIPVSKLQKVHGKQVLRPGQKIKLTNL
- a CDS encoding class I SAM-dependent methyltransferase, with protein sequence MSYPQLTDWLTQHAFGAYLSSLEQQFIRQKLAVLRFGTIMQCGFSHWQFKEVFAAESEYLVQNNHADANVAVVAENNFLPWAEQSVDTTIWPHGLDTLSAPDETIAEMARILVPGGHLILTGLNVKGYWRLFYQRGISISLHLLSASAAVKRMQRFGLFLEEGQFMGYGIPACYGTNHHTIEYMGNRWWPHLAAIYGLVLVKRTIPLTLTPQNTSLILNPVSNMAMKGIELD
- a CDS encoding aspartate aminotransferase family protein codes for the protein MTKKTDNKHAVKHHLHPFSDNAQLKKHGVRMMVKAKGIYVYDSEGNEIIDGMAGLWCVNIGYGQKKLAKIAEKQMEVLPFYNTFFKTTHPAVIRLSEKLVEITPNNFNHVFYTNSGSESIDTMIRMVRHYWSSVGQPNKKIIIGRWNGYHGSTLGGASLGGMKSMHEQGDLPIANIVHIDQPWYYGLADDNESEEEFGIRAANWLEEKILALGADKIAAFVGEPIQGAGGVIIPPATYWPRIEEICKKYNILLVADEVICGYGRTGNWFGFETLGFTPDIFTTAKGLSSGYLPIGAVLVNDKVTEGLLAGGEFNHGFTYSGHPVAAAVAYENLNILDKKNIIEKVRTKTGPYLRKRWQETFSKFKYVADIRSEGLMCGFTLVKNRETRELFDDFGNTGLICRDIFFKNNLIFRACGDHMVAAPPLIISKKEIDNMLAIASVCMREFEEMMDKKLKTDTDKAA
- a CDS encoding glutamine synthetase family protein encodes the protein MYDDIFNWLKEHGITEVECILPDITGVARGKIIPKDKFISEPDMRLPEAVLLQTVTGEYPQSSLLDETDADMELKPDPSTLRFVPWAQDPTASLIFDCFSPDGLPVETAPRNVLRRILNLYENMELKPIVAPEMEFYLISPNPDPDVPLQPPIGRTGRSEFGRRSYAVDAVNEFDPLFEEIYDYCHDQNLEVDTLIHEIGAAQMEINFLHGHAMDLADQVFLFKRTVRESAFHHKMYATFMAKPMEGEPGSAMHIHQSLVEVETGNNAFSNNDGSPSELFFHFIGGLQKYLPQTMPFFAPYVNSFRRLTRFTAAPTNVEWGYDNRTVGLRVPRASAKGRRIENRLAGVDVNPYLAIACSLACGYLGIKEKLQPRAPLSSNAYSLPYQFPTTLEESIERLRQCEPIHDILGQRFVEMYIAVKEQEVSEYFRVISPWERKYLLLHV
- a CDS encoding gamma-glutamyl-gamma-aminobutyrate hydrolase family protein, producing the protein MQVRPVIGIPCDVKQIGKWDFHAVGDKYIQAVQNSVGDVILLPALADQDALQRLLPLVDGIFLSGSYSNIEPCWYGGDNARENTLHDKARDHTTLPFIRKLIDEGIPLLGVCRGLQEINVALGGTLHQYVHEIPGFLDHREPDNQPIEVQYGDAHPVHLQDDSLLMLWMATNQQQYSVNSLHQQGVKTLAPGLSIEATAPDGLIEAFRIDAAPLFGYAVQWHPEWLYGQKPLSIAIFKAFREACMQYRLHKQKELF
- a CDS encoding pyruvate, water dikinase regulatory protein, encoding MKPVRQVFFVSDRTGITAESMGLALLNQFDNIEFKRATYPFVDTEAKAKEIVALINTAASKCEARPLVFSSIVDENVRKLIKTSAGMHMSFYDAFIGELEDELATEANHSIGRTHGMHDTERYDKRMEAINFALNHDDGITDRELQKADVILMGVSRSGKTPTCLYLALQYGIRAANYPLIPEDLESSELPRMLQPFRQKLYGLTIEADRLHHIRSERRPDSRYASRDNCRREISTAEEMFRRFNIPFTNTTHKSIEELAASIMLAAKLQRRF